One segment of Meriones unguiculatus strain TT.TT164.6M chromosome 3, Bangor_MerUng_6.1, whole genome shotgun sequence DNA contains the following:
- the Aasdh gene encoding beta-alanine-activating enzyme isoform X6, giving the protein MTLQELVRQAASMYLDRTAVCFDEGNSQPPTCYTYKTLLSEASELSNFLLAHCDFGGLREIGLYCQPGINVPSWILGVLQVPAAYAPIDPDSPLPVSTHFMKKCDLQYVLVEKKQVNKFKSSYETILNYDTVSVEHKDLVLFRLHWENGEVSWILSDREDNYKINDRKDSRNCGNSIEEKGHMDVRQEHCLAYVLHTSGTTGTPKIVRVPHACILPNVQHFRVLFGVTQEDVLFLASPLTFDPSVVEIFVSLSSGACLLIVPTSVKVLPSKLAEVLFSRHRVTVLQATPTLLRRFGSELIKSTVLSGHTSLRVLALGGEAFPSLTILKSWRGKDNRTQIFNIYGITEVSSWATFYKIPEETLNSAVKHEHTVQLGSPLLGTVVEVRDTAGSSVHEGTGQVFLGGKNRVCFLDDEITVPLGTMRATGDFVTVKDGEIFFLGRKDSQIKRHGKRLNIELVQQVAEELHQVESCAVTWYNQEKLVLFVVSKVDLVKDYLFKELQKHLPSHALPDDVVFIDTLPFTCHGKIDASELNKIYVDYINSQPRNKLHGKGELWEKLQYLWKSILSLPEDPMVPDNSVFLASGGDSLKSTWLLSELEKLTGTSIPGLLEVILSSSILEVHNHIVQTVFTHGDLKVDRSYATKRKLSDTYPEEASRRPARLESALPSDLNSETNALIAVSRGSQVLSLGPGRLLPKLGHCSSIWPLDLIPQSNPQILKSVNPPAPDEKLKKPPASQEGSPAARAKTVVLRERWRSDTGKCVDASPLLVMAALDKSPTTVYIGSHSHWVKAVDLFSGKMTWQQLLGDRIESSACVSKCGNFIVVGKSLNLR; this is encoded by the exons ATGACTCTTCAGGAGTTGGTGCGACAGGCTGCCTCCATGTATTTGGATAGAACAGCTGTGTGTTTTGATGAAGGCAACAGCCAGCCTCCAACATGCTACACCTACAAGACTCTGCTGAGTGAGGCTTCAGAATTATCCAATTTTCTGTTAGCACACTGTGACTTTGGAGGACTTCGGGAAATTGGTCTCTACTGTCAACCTGGGATAAATGTACCCTCCTGGATTTTAGG GGTTCTCCAGGTCCCAGCAGCTTATGCACCTATTGATCCAGACTCACCACTGCCGGTATCAACTCACTTCATGAAAAAATGTGATCTTCAGTATGTTCTCGTTGAAAAAAAGCAGGTTAAT AAATTCAAATCCTCTTATGAAACGATTTTGAACTATGATACCGTTTCAGTGGAACATAAGGACCTGGTGCTCTTCAGACTGCATTGGGAAAATGGTGAGGTGAGCTGGATACTCAGTGATAGAGAAGATAATTACAAGATAAATGATAGAAAAGACAGCAGGAATTGCGGGAACAGCATTGAGGAGAAGGGACACATGGATGTGCGGCAAGAGCATTGCTTGGCTTATGTCCTACACACCTCAGGGACCACAGGGACACCGAAGATCGTCAGAGTGCCTCATGCATGCATACTGCCAAATGTCCAGCACTTCCG GGTACTTTTTGGCGTCACCCAAGAAGATGTTTTGTTTCTGGCTTCACCTCTGACCTTCGATCCATCTGTTGTGGAAATATTTGTTTCTCTGTCCAGTGGGGCCTGTCTGCTTATCGTACCAACTTCTGTCAAAGTGCTCCCATCAAAATTAGCTGAGGTTCTCTTTTCCCGCCACAGAGTGACTGTCCTACAG GCAACACCAACATTGCTGAGAAGATTTGGATCTGAGCTCATCAAGTCCACTGTCCTGTCAGGGCACACTTCCCTGAGAGTGCTAGCCCTTGGCGGGGAAGCCTTCCCCTCACTGACCATCCTCAAAAGCTGGCGAGGGAAAGACAACAGAACGCAAATATTCAATATTTACGGTATCACAGAAGTATCCAGTTGGGCAACTTTTTACAAGATCCCAGAGGAGACTCTTAATTCTGCTGTGAA ACATGAACATACTGTGCAGCTGGGATCTCCACTACTAGGAACAGTGGTTGAAGTCAGAGACACAGCTGGCTCCTCGGTTCACGAAGGCACTGGACAAGTATTTTTAG GTGGGAAGAACAGAGTCTGCTTTCTTGATGATGAAATAACAGTGCCCCTCGGCACCATGCGAGCCACAGGAGACTTTGTGACTGTGAAAGATGGAGAGATATTTTTCTTGGGAAGAAAGGACAGCCAGATCAAGCGCCACGGCAAACGTCTTAACATTGAGCTTGTACAACAG GTGGCTGAAGAACTTCACCAGGTGGAATCCTGTGCAGTGACATGGTATAATCAGGAGAAGTTGGTTCTCTTCGTCGTATCCAAAGTTGATTTAGTAAAGGATTACCTCTTTAAAGAATTGCAGAAACACCTCCCATCGCATGCCCTCCCTGATGACGTGGTGTTCATTGATACTCTACCATTTACATGCCATG GTAAAATTGATGCTTCTGAGTTAAACAAGATATATGTAGACTACATAAACTCACAGCCTAGGAATAAGCTCCATGGAAAAGGGGAACTCTGGGAAAAATTGCAGTATTTATGGAAG TCTATTCTGAGTCTCCCTGAGGATCCCATGGTTCCCGACAACTCCGTCTTCTTAGCTAGTGGTGGGGATTCCCTCAAGTCCACGTGGCTCCTCAGTGAGCTTGAAAAACTTACCGGTACATCCATACCTGGCCTTCTGGAAGTTATTCTCAGCAGTTCTATCTTAGAGGTTCACAACCACATTGTTCAGACTGTGTTCACACATGGGGACCTGAAAGTCGACAGGAGTTATGCCACAAAAAGGAAACTCAGTGACACCTATCCAGAGGAAGCCAGCAGGAGGCCTGCACGTCTGGAGTCTGCCTTGCCTTCAGACCTCAACAGTGAGACAAACGCTTTGATTGCTGTGAGCAGAGGGAGTCAGGTTTTGTCTCTGGGCCCTGGGAGGCTTTTGCCTAAGTTAGGACACTGCTCTTCCATCTGGCCTCTGGATTTAATTCCACAGAGTAACCCTCAAATATTAAAAAGCGTAAATCCTCCAGCTCCTGATGAAAAGTTGAAAAAGCCACCGGCTTCTCAGGAGGGGAGCCCTGCGGCCAGGGCTAAGACAGTGGTGCTGCGTGAGAGGTGGCGGTCAGACACAGGCAAATGCGTCGACGCTTCCCCGCTGCTCGTGATGGCAGCTCTGGATAAGTCGCCCACAACCGTGTATATCGGCTCCCACTCGCACTGGGTGAAGGCAGTGGACCTTTTCTCTGGGAAGATGACGTGGCAACAGCTTTTGGGAGATCGAATTGAATCCTCAGCATGCGTGTCAAAGTGTGGAAACTTCATTGTAGTGGGTAAGTCTCTGAATCTGAGGTGA
- the Aasdh gene encoding beta-alanine-activating enzyme isoform X4, which translates to MTLQELVRQAASMYLDRTAVCFDEGNSQPPTCYTYKTLLSEASELSNFLLAHCDFGGLREIGLYCQPGINVPSWILGVLQVPAAYAPIDPDSPLPVSTHFMKKCDLQYVLVEKKQVNKFKSSYETILNYDTVSVEHKDLVLFRLHWENGEVSWILSDREDNYKINDRKDSRNCGNSIEEKGHMDVRQEHCLAYVLHTSGTTGTPKIVRVPHACILPNVQHFRHEHTVQLGSPLLGTVVEVRDTAGSSVHEGTGQVFLGGKNRVCFLDDEITVPLGTMRATGDFVTVKDGEIFFLGRKDSQIKRHGKRLNIELVQQVAEELHQVESCAVTWYNQEKLVLFVVSKVDLVKDYLFKELQKHLPSHALPDDVVFIDTLPFTCHGKIDASELNKIYVDYINSQPRNKLHGKGELWEKLQYLWKSILSLPEDPMVPDNSVFLASGGDSLKSTWLLSELEKLTGTSIPGLLEVILSSSILEVHNHIVQTVFTHGDLKVDRSYATKRKLSDTYPEEASRRPARLESALPSDLNSETNALIAVSRGSQVLSLGPGRLLPKLGHCSSIWPLDLIPQSNPQILKSVNPPAPDEKLKKPPASQEGSPAARAKTVVLRERWRSDTGKCVDASPLLVMAALDKSPTTVYIGSHSHWVKAVDLFSGKMTWQQLLGDRIESSACVSKCGNFIVVGCYNGLVYVLNSKSGEEYWTFSTEDAVKSSPAMDPTTGLIYVGSHDQHAYALDIYEKKCVWKLKCGGTLFSSLCLSLRPYHLYCATLGGLLLAVNPAAGSIVWKHPCGKPLFSSPRCCQRYVCIGCVDGSLLCFTHSGEQIWRFSAGGPIFSSPCISASEQEIYFGSHDCFLYCCSVEGHLQWKFETTARVYSTPFAFRNPSRSSETLLAAASTDGKLWILESQSGELQSVYELPGEVFSSPVVWGSMLVIGCRNNYIYCLDLLCAHENNQVSSL; encoded by the exons ATGACTCTTCAGGAGTTGGTGCGACAGGCTGCCTCCATGTATTTGGATAGAACAGCTGTGTGTTTTGATGAAGGCAACAGCCAGCCTCCAACATGCTACACCTACAAGACTCTGCTGAGTGAGGCTTCAGAATTATCCAATTTTCTGTTAGCACACTGTGACTTTGGAGGACTTCGGGAAATTGGTCTCTACTGTCAACCTGGGATAAATGTACCCTCCTGGATTTTAGG GGTTCTCCAGGTCCCAGCAGCTTATGCACCTATTGATCCAGACTCACCACTGCCGGTATCAACTCACTTCATGAAAAAATGTGATCTTCAGTATGTTCTCGTTGAAAAAAAGCAGGTTAAT AAATTCAAATCCTCTTATGAAACGATTTTGAACTATGATACCGTTTCAGTGGAACATAAGGACCTGGTGCTCTTCAGACTGCATTGGGAAAATGGTGAGGTGAGCTGGATACTCAGTGATAGAGAAGATAATTACAAGATAAATGATAGAAAAGACAGCAGGAATTGCGGGAACAGCATTGAGGAGAAGGGACACATGGATGTGCGGCAAGAGCATTGCTTGGCTTATGTCCTACACACCTCAGGGACCACAGGGACACCGAAGATCGTCAGAGTGCCTCATGCATGCATACTGCCAAATGTCCAGCACTTCCG ACATGAACATACTGTGCAGCTGGGATCTCCACTACTAGGAACAGTGGTTGAAGTCAGAGACACAGCTGGCTCCTCGGTTCACGAAGGCACTGGACAAGTATTTTTAG GTGGGAAGAACAGAGTCTGCTTTCTTGATGATGAAATAACAGTGCCCCTCGGCACCATGCGAGCCACAGGAGACTTTGTGACTGTGAAAGATGGAGAGATATTTTTCTTGGGAAGAAAGGACAGCCAGATCAAGCGCCACGGCAAACGTCTTAACATTGAGCTTGTACAACAG GTGGCTGAAGAACTTCACCAGGTGGAATCCTGTGCAGTGACATGGTATAATCAGGAGAAGTTGGTTCTCTTCGTCGTATCCAAAGTTGATTTAGTAAAGGATTACCTCTTTAAAGAATTGCAGAAACACCTCCCATCGCATGCCCTCCCTGATGACGTGGTGTTCATTGATACTCTACCATTTACATGCCATG GTAAAATTGATGCTTCTGAGTTAAACAAGATATATGTAGACTACATAAACTCACAGCCTAGGAATAAGCTCCATGGAAAAGGGGAACTCTGGGAAAAATTGCAGTATTTATGGAAG TCTATTCTGAGTCTCCCTGAGGATCCCATGGTTCCCGACAACTCCGTCTTCTTAGCTAGTGGTGGGGATTCCCTCAAGTCCACGTGGCTCCTCAGTGAGCTTGAAAAACTTACCGGTACATCCATACCTGGCCTTCTGGAAGTTATTCTCAGCAGTTCTATCTTAGAGGTTCACAACCACATTGTTCAGACTGTGTTCACACATGGGGACCTGAAAGTCGACAGGAGTTATGCCACAAAAAGGAAACTCAGTGACACCTATCCAGAGGAAGCCAGCAGGAGGCCTGCACGTCTGGAGTCTGCCTTGCCTTCAGACCTCAACAGTGAGACAAACGCTTTGATTGCTGTGAGCAGAGGGAGTCAGGTTTTGTCTCTGGGCCCTGGGAGGCTTTTGCCTAAGTTAGGACACTGCTCTTCCATCTGGCCTCTGGATTTAATTCCACAGAGTAACCCTCAAATATTAAAAAGCGTAAATCCTCCAGCTCCTGATGAAAAGTTGAAAAAGCCACCGGCTTCTCAGGAGGGGAGCCCTGCGGCCAGGGCTAAGACAGTGGTGCTGCGTGAGAGGTGGCGGTCAGACACAGGCAAATGCGTCGACGCTTCCCCGCTGCTCGTGATGGCAGCTCTGGATAAGTCGCCCACAACCGTGTATATCGGCTCCCACTCGCACTGGGTGAAGGCAGTGGACCTTTTCTCTGGGAAGATGACGTGGCAACAGCTTTTGGGAGATCGAATTGAATCCTCAGCATGCGTGTCAAAGTGTGGAAACTTCATTGTAGTGG GCTGTTATAATGGATTAGTTTATGTTCTAAACAGTAAGAGTGGAGAAGAATATTGGACATTTTCTACTGAAGATGCTGTGAAAAGCTCGCCAGCCATGGATCCAACTACAGGACTCATTTATGTGGGGTCTCATGACCAGCATGCATATGCTCTCGACATTTAT GAAAAGAAGTGTGTCTGGAAGCTAAAGTGTGGAGGAACgctcttttcttctctgtgtttgaGCCTGCGTCCATACCATCTGTACTGTGCCACACTCGGGGGACTCCTCCTGGCTGTAAATCCT GCTGCTGGGAGCATAGTTTGGAAGCACCCCTGTGGAAAGCCGTTGTTCTCTTCTCCACGGTGTTGCCAGCGGTACGTCTGCATCGGCTGTGTGGACGGCAGTTTGCTCTGCTTCACTCACTCGGGAGAGCAG ATTTGGCGCTTCTCTGCTGGAGGACCAATCTTCTCATCCCCGTGTATCTCGGCATCAGAACAAGAAATATATTTTGGTTCTCATGACTGCTTTCTCTACTGCTGTAGTGTGGAAGGTCACCTCCAGTGGAAATTTGAGACTACAGCCAGGGTATACTCAACACCGTTTGCTTTCCGTAATCCCAGCCGTAGCAGTGAAACACTGCTGGCAGCTGCATCTACTGACGGGAAACTGTGGATCCTCGAGTCTCAGAGTGGAGAGCTACAGAGTGTGTATGAGCTCCCTGGAGAAGTGTTCTCTTCTCCTGTGGTCTGGGGGTCAATGCTTGTTATTGGGTGCAGAAATAACTATATTTACTGTCTGGATTTATTGTGTGCTCATGAAAATAATCAGGTGTCATCCTTATAA
- the Aasdh gene encoding beta-alanine-activating enzyme isoform X2, with the protein MTLQELVRQAASMYLDRTAVCFDEGNSQPPTCYTYKTLLSEASELSNFLLAHCDFGGLREIGLYCQPGINVPSWILGVLQVPAAYAPIDPDSPLPVSTHFMKKCDLQYVLVEKKQVNKFKSSYETILNYDTVSVEHKDLVLFRLHWENGEVSWILSDREDNYKINDRKDSRNCGNSIEEKGHMDVRQEHCLAYVLHTSGTTGTPKIVRVPHACILPNVQHFRVLFGVTQEDVLFLASPLTFDPSVVEIFVSLSSGACLLIVPTSVKVLPSKLAEVLFSRHRVTVLQATPTLLRRFGSELIKSTVLSGHTSLRVLALGGEAFPSLTILKSWRGKDNRTQIFNIYGITEVSSWATFYKIPEETLNSAVKHEHTVQLGSPLLGTVVEVRDTAGSSVHEGTGQVFLGGKNRVCFLDDEITVPLGTMRATGDFVTVKDGEIFFLGRKDSQIKRHGKRLNIELVQQVAEELHQVESCAVTWYNQEKLVLFVVSKVDLVKDYLFKELQKHLPSHALPDDVVFIDTLPFTCHGKIDASELNKIYVDYINSQPRNKLHGKGELWEKLQYLWKSILSLPEDPMVPDNSVFLASGGDSLKSTWLLSELEKLTGTSIPGLLEVILSSSILEVHNHIVQTVFTHGDLKVDRSYATKRKLSDTYPEEASRRPARLESALPSDLNSETNALIAVSRGSQVLSLGPGRLLPKLGHCSSIWPLDLIPQSNPQILKSVNPPAPDEKLKKPPASQEGSPAARAKTVVLRERWRSDTGKCVDASPLLVMAALDKSPTTVYIGSHSHWVKAVDLFSGKMTWQQLLGDRIESSACVSKCGNFIVVGCYNGLVYVLNSKSGEEYWTFSTEDAVKSSPAMDPTTGLIYVGSHDQHAYALDIYEKKCVWKLKCGGTLFSSLCLSLRPYHLYCATLGGLLLAVNPIWRFSAGGPIFSSPCISASEQEIYFGSHDCFLYCCSVEGHLQWKFETTARVYSTPFAFRNPSRSSETLLAAASTDGKLWILESQSGELQSVYELPGEVFSSPVVWGSMLVIGCRNNYIYCLDLLCAHENNQVSSL; encoded by the exons ATGACTCTTCAGGAGTTGGTGCGACAGGCTGCCTCCATGTATTTGGATAGAACAGCTGTGTGTTTTGATGAAGGCAACAGCCAGCCTCCAACATGCTACACCTACAAGACTCTGCTGAGTGAGGCTTCAGAATTATCCAATTTTCTGTTAGCACACTGTGACTTTGGAGGACTTCGGGAAATTGGTCTCTACTGTCAACCTGGGATAAATGTACCCTCCTGGATTTTAGG GGTTCTCCAGGTCCCAGCAGCTTATGCACCTATTGATCCAGACTCACCACTGCCGGTATCAACTCACTTCATGAAAAAATGTGATCTTCAGTATGTTCTCGTTGAAAAAAAGCAGGTTAAT AAATTCAAATCCTCTTATGAAACGATTTTGAACTATGATACCGTTTCAGTGGAACATAAGGACCTGGTGCTCTTCAGACTGCATTGGGAAAATGGTGAGGTGAGCTGGATACTCAGTGATAGAGAAGATAATTACAAGATAAATGATAGAAAAGACAGCAGGAATTGCGGGAACAGCATTGAGGAGAAGGGACACATGGATGTGCGGCAAGAGCATTGCTTGGCTTATGTCCTACACACCTCAGGGACCACAGGGACACCGAAGATCGTCAGAGTGCCTCATGCATGCATACTGCCAAATGTCCAGCACTTCCG GGTACTTTTTGGCGTCACCCAAGAAGATGTTTTGTTTCTGGCTTCACCTCTGACCTTCGATCCATCTGTTGTGGAAATATTTGTTTCTCTGTCCAGTGGGGCCTGTCTGCTTATCGTACCAACTTCTGTCAAAGTGCTCCCATCAAAATTAGCTGAGGTTCTCTTTTCCCGCCACAGAGTGACTGTCCTACAG GCAACACCAACATTGCTGAGAAGATTTGGATCTGAGCTCATCAAGTCCACTGTCCTGTCAGGGCACACTTCCCTGAGAGTGCTAGCCCTTGGCGGGGAAGCCTTCCCCTCACTGACCATCCTCAAAAGCTGGCGAGGGAAAGACAACAGAACGCAAATATTCAATATTTACGGTATCACAGAAGTATCCAGTTGGGCAACTTTTTACAAGATCCCAGAGGAGACTCTTAATTCTGCTGTGAA ACATGAACATACTGTGCAGCTGGGATCTCCACTACTAGGAACAGTGGTTGAAGTCAGAGACACAGCTGGCTCCTCGGTTCACGAAGGCACTGGACAAGTATTTTTAG GTGGGAAGAACAGAGTCTGCTTTCTTGATGATGAAATAACAGTGCCCCTCGGCACCATGCGAGCCACAGGAGACTTTGTGACTGTGAAAGATGGAGAGATATTTTTCTTGGGAAGAAAGGACAGCCAGATCAAGCGCCACGGCAAACGTCTTAACATTGAGCTTGTACAACAG GTGGCTGAAGAACTTCACCAGGTGGAATCCTGTGCAGTGACATGGTATAATCAGGAGAAGTTGGTTCTCTTCGTCGTATCCAAAGTTGATTTAGTAAAGGATTACCTCTTTAAAGAATTGCAGAAACACCTCCCATCGCATGCCCTCCCTGATGACGTGGTGTTCATTGATACTCTACCATTTACATGCCATG GTAAAATTGATGCTTCTGAGTTAAACAAGATATATGTAGACTACATAAACTCACAGCCTAGGAATAAGCTCCATGGAAAAGGGGAACTCTGGGAAAAATTGCAGTATTTATGGAAG TCTATTCTGAGTCTCCCTGAGGATCCCATGGTTCCCGACAACTCCGTCTTCTTAGCTAGTGGTGGGGATTCCCTCAAGTCCACGTGGCTCCTCAGTGAGCTTGAAAAACTTACCGGTACATCCATACCTGGCCTTCTGGAAGTTATTCTCAGCAGTTCTATCTTAGAGGTTCACAACCACATTGTTCAGACTGTGTTCACACATGGGGACCTGAAAGTCGACAGGAGTTATGCCACAAAAAGGAAACTCAGTGACACCTATCCAGAGGAAGCCAGCAGGAGGCCTGCACGTCTGGAGTCTGCCTTGCCTTCAGACCTCAACAGTGAGACAAACGCTTTGATTGCTGTGAGCAGAGGGAGTCAGGTTTTGTCTCTGGGCCCTGGGAGGCTTTTGCCTAAGTTAGGACACTGCTCTTCCATCTGGCCTCTGGATTTAATTCCACAGAGTAACCCTCAAATATTAAAAAGCGTAAATCCTCCAGCTCCTGATGAAAAGTTGAAAAAGCCACCGGCTTCTCAGGAGGGGAGCCCTGCGGCCAGGGCTAAGACAGTGGTGCTGCGTGAGAGGTGGCGGTCAGACACAGGCAAATGCGTCGACGCTTCCCCGCTGCTCGTGATGGCAGCTCTGGATAAGTCGCCCACAACCGTGTATATCGGCTCCCACTCGCACTGGGTGAAGGCAGTGGACCTTTTCTCTGGGAAGATGACGTGGCAACAGCTTTTGGGAGATCGAATTGAATCCTCAGCATGCGTGTCAAAGTGTGGAAACTTCATTGTAGTGG GCTGTTATAATGGATTAGTTTATGTTCTAAACAGTAAGAGTGGAGAAGAATATTGGACATTTTCTACTGAAGATGCTGTGAAAAGCTCGCCAGCCATGGATCCAACTACAGGACTCATTTATGTGGGGTCTCATGACCAGCATGCATATGCTCTCGACATTTAT GAAAAGAAGTGTGTCTGGAAGCTAAAGTGTGGAGGAACgctcttttcttctctgtgtttgaGCCTGCGTCCATACCATCTGTACTGTGCCACACTCGGGGGACTCCTCCTGGCTGTAAATCCT ATTTGGCGCTTCTCTGCTGGAGGACCAATCTTCTCATCCCCGTGTATCTCGGCATCAGAACAAGAAATATATTTTGGTTCTCATGACTGCTTTCTCTACTGCTGTAGTGTGGAAGGTCACCTCCAGTGGAAATTTGAGACTACAGCCAGGGTATACTCAACACCGTTTGCTTTCCGTAATCCCAGCCGTAGCAGTGAAACACTGCTGGCAGCTGCATCTACTGACGGGAAACTGTGGATCCTCGAGTCTCAGAGTGGAGAGCTACAGAGTGTGTATGAGCTCCCTGGAGAAGTGTTCTCTTCTCCTGTGGTCTGGGGGTCAATGCTTGTTATTGGGTGCAGAAATAACTATATTTACTGTCTGGATTTATTGTGTGCTCATGAAAATAATCAGGTGTCATCCTTATAA